One genomic window of Ilyobacter polytropus DSM 2926 includes the following:
- a CDS encoding MATE family efflux transporter → MKNKLETGDIKKLLVEFAIPSIIGSTIVMLYTIIDRIFIGQRLGAEALAGVTLTFPFAQLSVAASILIGMGSSVLISIKLGAKKNDEAEEILGTQVLMFLLMCTSIVIIEEVFLIKFLNISGATKDTLEYAVSYARVFIPVIYFQSFTYGLNGVVRAQGLPKLAMKVSAIGAVTNVILDYIFLYILNMGTFGAGLATLLATAFASCFNLYFFIYGKSKIKLLLKNLKIRKDYMLDMLKLGASPSLIQLSNSLVTGIYNNQLKNFGGSPAIAAFGVMTTILSLVIMINIGLSQGMQPIVGFNLGAKNYSRVIKTFKLTFYAGFIISTVLLFIIGFFPKTIVRIFVDDPETIAVGKTALRLGLCVIPLTTGSIIISNFYQAIGDAKRSIIFSILRKIIIIIPALIFLPKLLGINGIWLSRPFSDTASFMIMGIFVIKTLKNMKSFSIEKNKE, encoded by the coding sequence ATGAAAAATAAACTTGAAACCGGCGATATAAAAAAACTTCTTGTGGAGTTTGCCATCCCCTCTATAATAGGTTCTACCATAGTCATGCTCTATACAATAATCGACCGTATTTTTATCGGTCAGAGACTAGGAGCAGAAGCCCTCGCAGGTGTCACCCTCACCTTCCCCTTTGCACAGCTTTCTGTAGCAGCCTCTATACTCATAGGTATGGGATCTAGTGTCCTCATATCAATAAAACTCGGTGCCAAAAAAAATGATGAAGCAGAGGAGATACTAGGAACTCAGGTTCTCATGTTTCTTTTAATGTGTACCTCTATCGTCATTATAGAAGAAGTTTTTCTGATAAAATTTCTAAATATCAGCGGTGCTACAAAAGATACCCTAGAATACGCCGTAAGTTATGCCCGGGTCTTTATCCCAGTTATTTATTTCCAGTCCTTCACCTATGGCCTGAATGGAGTTGTGCGGGCTCAGGGGCTTCCCAAGCTTGCAATGAAGGTCTCTGCAATTGGTGCAGTTACAAATGTCATTCTTGACTATATATTTTTATACATCCTAAACATGGGTACCTTCGGAGCGGGGCTTGCGACTCTTTTAGCCACAGCTTTCGCCTCATGCTTCAACCTTTATTTTTTCATATACGGAAAAAGTAAAATAAAGCTTTTACTGAAAAACCTCAAAATCAGAAAAGACTATATGCTGGATATGCTAAAACTCGGGGCGTCTCCTTCTCTTATCCAGCTGTCAAACAGCCTGGTCACAGGAATATACAATAATCAGCTTAAAAATTTTGGGGGTTCTCCTGCCATTGCAGCCTTTGGAGTAATGACCACCATATTATCCCTTGTTATAATGATCAATATCGGCCTTTCCCAGGGGATGCAGCCTATTGTGGGGTTCAATCTGGGAGCAAAAAATTATTCAAGAGTTATAAAAACCTTCAAACTGACCTTTTATGCCGGTTTTATTATTTCAACAGTCTTACTCTTTATAATAGGATTCTTCCCAAAAACAATAGTGAGAATCTTTGTAGATGACCCAGAAACTATAGCGGTGGGAAAAACGGCTCTAAGACTCGGACTGTGTGTAATCCCTCTTACTACTGGAAGTATTATTATATCCAATTTCTACCAGGCTATAGGGGATGCAAAACGATCTATTATTTTCAGTATCCTAAGAAAAATTATAATAATAATTCCTGCCCTTATTTTCCTTCCAAAACTTTTGGGAATAAATGGAATATGGCTCAGCAGACCATTTTCAGACACAGCCTCATTTATGATAATGGGAATCTTTGTGATAAAAACTCTGAAAAATATGAAGAGTTTTTCTATTGAAAAAAATAAAGAATAA
- a CDS encoding HD-GYP domain-containing protein produces the protein MKTEVNHYMYLTVFGLLISFIFSYMFELVYLFLSQPENTLGLNMISLLLFIGGFFVYIILLILGKTFFSIESFHLEMVSGLVGVVELRDNYTSGHSQHVADLVEAIYDNLPEKWKSSIVKSDLIQAALLHDIGKILVPREILNKRTPLDEDEYDQIKKHVEYGSRILESFEVFDKILPWIKYHHERIDGNGYYRLKWDEIPIESKIIAVADTYSAVTTDRIYKERATHKEAIEILRGISGSQLDGELVEIFVKVEKEKLEKLSIKSGFRTELEKEYMILAARNYLEY, from the coding sequence ATGAAGACAGAGGTTAATCACTATATGTACCTCACAGTTTTCGGTCTTTTGATTTCTTTTATTTTTTCATACATGTTCGAACTAGTATATCTCTTTCTATCACAGCCAGAAAACACACTTGGTCTAAACATGATTTCATTGTTGCTTTTTATAGGTGGTTTCTTTGTCTATATAATATTATTGATATTGGGAAAAACTTTTTTTTCCATAGAATCCTTTCACTTAGAAATGGTAAGTGGACTAGTGGGGGTAGTTGAACTGAGGGACAATTATACCAGTGGTCATTCTCAGCATGTGGCCGATTTGGTAGAAGCTATATATGATAATCTTCCTGAAAAATGGAAATCTAGTATAGTAAAGAGTGATCTCATACAGGCAGCCCTCCTTCACGACATAGGAAAAATACTTGTTCCAAGAGAGATTCTCAACAAAAGAACTCCCTTGGATGAAGATGAGTATGACCAGATCAAAAAACATGTGGAGTACGGAAGTCGTATTTTAGAATCTTTTGAAGTCTTTGACAAGATTCTGCCTTGGATCAAGTATCACCATGAGAGAATCGACGGGAACGGTTATTACCGTCTGAAGTGGGATGAGATTCCTATAGAATCCAAGATTATAGCTGTTGCAGACACTTATTCAGCAGTGACGACAGATAGGATATACAAAGAAAGGGCAACTCACAAAGAAGCCATTGAAATATTAAGAGGAATTTCAGGAAGTCAGTTGGATGGAGAGTTGGTAGAGATCTTTGTAAAGGTAGAGAAGGAAAAACTTGAGAAATTGTCTATAAAATCAGGTTTCAGAACTGAGTTAGAGAAAGAGTATATGATTTTGGCAGCAAGAAATTATTTGGAATATTAA
- a CDS encoding Smr/MutS family protein, translating to MVIDLHNMTCNDAIRFFITKYNELYKNGYRGSIEVIHGYGSHGEGGVIKKRLRKFLLENKSSLKFTINANPGVTFVVPVKAIPQMKNEISKDILEFCRENPKSLDKIKGNFFKKYTNREILATVKSLVKKGELESFFKKNHEVYLAK from the coding sequence ATGGTTATAGACCTTCACAATATGACCTGTAATGACGCCATCAGATTTTTTATAACTAAATATAATGAGCTTTATAAAAACGGCTACAGAGGAAGTATAGAGGTTATTCACGGATACGGCTCCCATGGTGAAGGAGGTGTCATAAAAAAAAGACTGCGGAAATTTCTACTAGAAAATAAAAGTTCTTTGAAATTTACCATTAATGCCAACCCAGGGGTTACATTTGTCGTACCTGTTAAGGCCATACCACAGATGAAAAATGAAATTTCAAAAGATATTCTAGAATTTTGCAGGGAAAATCCAAAATCCTTGGATAAGATAAAGGGAAACTTCTTTAAAAAATATACTAACAGGGAAATTTTAGCCACAGTGAAATCTCTTGTAAAAAAAGGTGAGCTAGAAAGTTTTTTCAAGAAAAACCACGAGGTTTACCTGGCAAAATAG
- a CDS encoding YaaA family protein gives MILVISPSKTMDFDSETIEISNSVSLNKKTNKILEKLKTFSKGELSKTMKLKGNLLEKTYLNIQNFEDNFSKKAISAYTGTVFKEIEYETYSKDELSFLNEHLIILSAFYGILSPFDLIFPYRLDPTMKIFKELSLYDYWKDFIAEKLVQIFQDGDEEFLINLASSEYIKMIDKKKFKHTVIDIEFKEFRNNKYSSISTYAKKARGIMTDYIIRKKLSLPEEIKLFDKDGYSFNKELSSETKYVFTR, from the coding sequence ATGATCTTAGTTATATCTCCTAGCAAAACAATGGATTTTGATTCTGAGACTATTGAAATTTCTAACTCAGTTTCTTTAAATAAAAAAACAAATAAAATTTTGGAAAAGCTGAAAACTTTTTCTAAAGGTGAGCTGTCTAAAACTATGAAACTCAAGGGAAATCTACTGGAAAAGACTTATCTGAATATTCAAAATTTTGAGGATAACTTTTCTAAAAAAGCAATTTCAGCATATACCGGGACTGTATTCAAAGAAATAGAATATGAAACTTATTCAAAAGATGAGTTAAGTTTTCTAAATGAGCATCTTATTATTCTGTCGGCATTTTACGGAATATTATCTCCCTTTGATCTGATTTTCCCCTATAGGCTAGATCCCACCATGAAAATTTTTAAAGAGCTCTCCCTTTATGACTACTGGAAAGATTTTATTGCAGAAAAGTTAGTACAAATTTTCCAAGATGGAGATGAAGAATTTTTAATTAACCTGGCTTCATCTGAATATATAAAGATGATTGATAAAAAAAAATTTAAGCATACTGTCATCGATATTGAATTCAAGGAATTTAGAAATAATAAGTACTCCTCTATAAGTACCTATGCAAAAAAAGCCCGGGGAATAATGACAGACTATATAATAAGAAAAAAATTAAGCCTTCCAGAAGAGATAAAACTTTTTGACAAGGATGGATATTCATTTAACAAAGAGCTGTCCTCAGAAACCAAATACGTATTTACCAGATAG
- a CDS encoding DMT family transporter: MTLKKHHGIIMGILACFLWSSAFAWVKIGFKYVPAPLTFAGMRFTLAGIILIPFCWRKNLFVLLATHRKVITYVALLNVGIGYALYYTAMKYVSGATAAIIIGTGPLITAVMTHFIMDNDRMDRMKFMSILLGILGIGVIILNTKPVTPVGRKEAMGIFLLLMNSSLSSYANIKVAQIKGGIDGRFLTSNQMLWGGSMLLLMGRIFEQSYNIEVFNLPKEFYMSLLWLAFVSAAAFSLWFIAIQIEGMKVSELNMLKFIIPVLGAVISWNLLPEESPNFISVLGMILVFTSLIVYNINNKKSA, encoded by the coding sequence GTGACTCTAAAGAAACATCACGGTATTATTATGGGGATTTTGGCTTGTTTTTTGTGGTCTAGTGCCTTTGCATGGGTCAAAATAGGATTTAAGTATGTGCCCGCACCCCTTACATTTGCAGGGATGAGGTTTACTTTGGCTGGAATTATTCTTATTCCATTTTGCTGGAGGAAAAATTTATTTGTTCTTCTGGCAACTCATAGAAAAGTAATAACCTATGTAGCCCTTTTAAATGTCGGTATAGGATATGCTCTTTATTATACGGCTATGAAATATGTGAGCGGAGCCACTGCTGCTATAATAATAGGTACCGGTCCTCTTATAACTGCTGTGATGACTCATTTTATAATGGACAACGATAGAATGGACAGGATGAAGTTTATGAGCATACTTTTGGGAATTCTGGGTATAGGGGTTATAATTTTAAATACCAAGCCTGTAACTCCTGTGGGCAGAAAAGAGGCCATGGGCATATTTCTGCTTTTGATGAACTCATCTCTTTCTAGTTATGCCAACATAAAGGTCGCTCAGATAAAAGGGGGAATTGATGGAAGATTTCTTACTTCTAACCAGATGCTTTGGGGAGGTTCTATGCTACTTTTGATGGGTCGGATTTTTGAACAGAGTTACAATATCGAAGTTTTTAATCTTCCCAAAGAATTTTATATGAGTCTTTTATGGCTTGCCTTTGTTTCTGCTGCTGCATTCTCCCTTTGGTTTATTGCAATACAGATAGAGGGAATGAAAGTTTCTGAATTAAATATGCTAAAATTTATAATACCAGTTTTAGGAGCTGTGATCAGCTGGAACTTGCTTCCAGAAGAAAGTCCAAATTTTATAAGTGTACTTGGAATGATCTTAGTATTTACTTCGCTTATCGTGTATAACATCAATAATAAAAAGAGTGCTTAG
- a CDS encoding PD-(D/E)XK nuclease family protein, whose translation MRDVRKDKNFLYTQSSIVTFMQCPLKFRYRYFDGLYGSDDETLKGSFEKGNKFHLLAERYFKEIDTDVNYIKEKELKELFEKLKEKYPIEANCRYFSEYEIRENAEKIRLMARYDLIILKPNGRVQIVDFKTNKRKISKKSIEESLQTKIYLYLLKENYKSVFENIRKIKNIEMIYYQTEYSEENFTVKYDDELHEKNKSFLSETIENIEVFNFDEYEKKEVNHCKVCEFKNFCWKNKKSVDDTLYL comes from the coding sequence ATGAGAGACGTAAGAAAGGATAAAAATTTTCTATACACTCAGAGTTCTATAGTTACATTTATGCAGTGCCCGTTAAAATTCAGATACAGATATTTTGACGGACTTTACGGATCAGATGACGAAACATTAAAAGGTAGTTTTGAAAAAGGAAACAAATTTCATCTTCTTGCTGAAAGATATTTTAAGGAAATAGATACAGATGTAAATTATATTAAAGAAAAAGAGCTTAAAGAACTTTTTGAAAAACTTAAAGAGAAATATCCGATAGAGGCTAATTGTAGATATTTTTCAGAATATGAAATAAGAGAAAATGCTGAAAAAATAAGATTGATGGCAAGGTACGATCTTATAATATTGAAGCCAAACGGCAGGGTGCAGATAGTTGATTTTAAAACAAACAAGAGAAAGATTTCTAAGAAGAGTATAGAGGAATCCCTTCAGACAAAAATATATCTTTATTTGTTGAAAGAAAACTATAAATCTGTATTTGAAAATATTCGAAAAATAAAAAATATTGAGATGATCTATTATCAGACGGAATATTCTGAGGAAAATTTCACTGTAAAATATGATGATGAACTTCACGAAAAAAACAAAAGCTTTCTAAGTGAAACCATTGAAAACATTGAAGTTTTTAATTTTGATGAATATGAAAAAAAGGAAGTAAATCACTGCAAGGTATGTGAGTTTAAAAATTTTTGTTGGAAAAATAAAAAAAGTGTTGACGACACTTTGTATTTATGA
- a CDS encoding ATP-dependent helicase: protein MNIDYREEQKKILEYREGRLGIPAVPGAGKTFILSHLAAKLIDKELKDGEEILILTYMNSSVINFKNRISEILSSETNFKNKFQVMTIHKLTNEILRDNLYKIGLSNEYKTITNSNMYHLISMAINDYKKDNQNEIDYFIETSEISEKSHKKWNDELIRIILRLISKVKNLSISPERLHSETKKYAKGSLLKIAGEVYMRYDKLCKREGFLDYDDLLYLCHKILSEDAELCESYKNKFKYIFEDEAQDSNYLQNKILKLISNGNLVKVGDLNQSILSTFTSSSPKLFKSFLKANPVTEMFTAGRSSREILDLANFFVDYVRREHPLKEARSALAEQMIKEVDKGSSPYNPKVDTYGIKTFIEETEDKELERMGSFIEAFSKKYPDKKAAVLFPKNFQIEKAGRVLKRKQVKFQVLADISENLLETLEFMGDLLAFLSKPFDNRRLITLIQGHLMEGIEGKEFQEFIPYLKGINLENIFYRRNDLNIPEKFTTASWWINFEKNIKKLKLLLEFPQNSLEKLLLFIGDIYSFEADQLLLIEKISLDLKRIFKLNPRWTLFDLSLEMKKSRGSEFTYLAKAVESETEELPKEKYNITLTTYHKSKGMEWDMVWLFNVNSDSFPVYLSDNDYGRQQYLKEPYVYPGDYLEDEFRKTFINKKYENITLKRKSERISESIRLLYVGITRAKEYLVISCNGDSDIFYFREINKLIEEGQKRYERRKKG, encoded by the coding sequence ATGAATATAGACTACAGGGAAGAACAGAAAAAAATATTAGAGTACCGAGAGGGAAGACTTGGAATACCAGCAGTCCCTGGTGCAGGGAAAACTTTCATCCTAAGCCATCTAGCGGCGAAACTCATAGATAAAGAGCTGAAGGATGGAGAGGAGATATTAATACTAACATACATGAACTCCTCTGTTATAAACTTTAAAAACAGAATAAGTGAAATATTAAGCTCTGAAACAAATTTTAAAAACAAATTTCAGGTAATGACCATCCATAAGCTTACCAATGAAATATTGAGGGATAACCTCTATAAAATAGGTCTGTCCAATGAATATAAGACGATAACTAATTCAAATATGTACCATCTTATATCTATGGCCATAAATGACTATAAAAAAGACAATCAAAATGAGATAGATTATTTCATAGAGACTTCTGAAATATCAGAAAAATCACACAAAAAATGGAATGATGAGCTAATAAGAATAATTTTGAGGCTTATATCAAAGGTTAAAAACTTAAGCATCTCTCCTGAAAGACTTCACAGTGAAACTAAAAAATACGCAAAGGGAAGCCTTCTAAAAATAGCTGGAGAGGTGTACATGCGGTACGACAAACTCTGTAAAAGAGAGGGATTTTTAGACTATGATGACTTACTATATCTGTGCCACAAAATACTCAGTGAAGATGCTGAACTCTGTGAAAGTTATAAAAATAAGTTTAAGTATATATTTGAAGATGAGGCTCAGGACAGCAACTATCTTCAGAATAAGATACTAAAACTTATAAGCAACGGAAACTTAGTAAAGGTAGGGGACTTGAATCAGAGTATTCTTTCTACCTTTACATCATCATCACCCAAATTGTTTAAAAGCTTCTTAAAGGCAAACCCTGTGACAGAGATGTTTACAGCAGGCAGAAGCAGCCGTGAAATTTTAGATTTGGCCAATTTTTTTGTAGATTATGTGAGGAGAGAGCACCCTCTGAAAGAGGCTAGATCTGCCCTTGCAGAGCAGATGATTAAAGAGGTGGACAAGGGAAGTTCACCTTACAATCCCAAGGTTGATACCTATGGTATAAAAACATTTATAGAGGAAACAGAGGATAAAGAGCTAGAGAGGATGGGGAGCTTTATAGAGGCCTTTTCAAAGAAGTATCCCGATAAAAAAGCTGCAGTGCTTTTTCCCAAAAACTTTCAGATAGAAAAGGCGGGAAGAGTCCTAAAAAGAAAGCAGGTAAAATTTCAGGTACTTGCGGATATATCGGAAAATCTTTTAGAAACCCTTGAATTCATGGGAGATCTGTTGGCCTTCCTCTCTAAACCCTTTGACAACAGGAGGCTTATAACTCTCATCCAGGGGCATCTTATGGAGGGTATAGAGGGAAAAGAGTTTCAGGAATTTATACCTTATCTCAAAGGAATAAACTTGGAAAATATTTTTTACAGAAGAAACGATCTTAATATACCTGAAAAATTCACAACTGCATCATGGTGGATAAATTTTGAGAAAAATATAAAAAAACTAAAGTTACTTTTGGAGTTTCCACAAAACTCTCTGGAAAAACTGCTGCTATTTATAGGGGATATTTATTCTTTTGAAGCAGATCAACTTCTTCTCATAGAAAAAATATCTTTGGATTTAAAAAGAATATTTAAATTAAATCCCAGGTGGACCTTATTTGACCTGTCTTTGGAGATGAAAAAAAGCAGGGGAAGTGAATTCACTTATTTAGCAAAGGCAGTGGAATCAGAGACTGAAGAGTTGCCGAAAGAGAAATACAATATAACTCTTACCACTTATCATAAGAGCAAAGGAATGGAGTGGGACATGGTCTGGTTGTTCAATGTAAATTCAGACAGTTTTCCAGTTTATCTTTCCGACAATGACTATGGCAGGCAGCAGTATCTGAAGGAGCCATATGTTTATCCGGGCGACTATCTAGAGGATGAGTTCAGAAAGACATTTATAAATAAAAAGTATGAAAACATAACCCTAAAGAGAAAAAGTGAGAGAATATCAGAGAGTATAAGGTTGCTTTATGTGGGAATCACCAGAGCAAAAGAGTACCTGGTTATAAGCTGCAACGGAGACTCTGATATATTTTATTTTAGAGAAATCAACAAATTAATAGAAGAGGGGCAGAAAAGATATGAGAGACGTAAGAAAGGATAA
- a CDS encoding transporter substrate-binding domain-containing protein: MKKIITIISMLFLISLSSFSQEKPLVVGMELAYPPFEMTDAKGNPTGISVDMAKALGEYLGRDIVIENMGYGGLIPALKTKKVDIILSSMTITDQRKKSINFSDPYAKSYLTLLVSKRSPVKRPSDLNTRGVNIAVKKGTTGHVVATKLFPKANIMVFEKESVCVLEVTQGKADAFIYDPLTVFKNWKKNPNTTRPIFDQFQKDVEYWGVGYRHGEDALGREINGFIKEFKESGGFDKLAEKYLTEQKKTFDEKGLPFFF; the protein is encoded by the coding sequence ATGAAAAAAATTATTACAATTATTTCAATGCTTTTTCTGATTTCACTATCATCTTTTTCTCAGGAAAAACCCTTGGTTGTAGGTATGGAGCTGGCTTATCCTCCATTTGAGATGACTGATGCAAAGGGAAATCCCACAGGAATAAGTGTAGACATGGCAAAAGCTTTAGGAGAATACCTCGGAAGAGATATTGTTATCGAAAACATGGGTTACGGCGGACTGATCCCGGCCCTCAAAACTAAAAAAGTAGACATTATTCTCTCGTCTATGACTATCACAGATCAGAGAAAAAAATCCATAAACTTCTCTGACCCATATGCAAAATCGTATCTTACTCTTCTTGTAAGTAAAAGATCTCCAGTAAAGAGACCTTCAGATCTAAATACCAGAGGAGTTAATATTGCTGTAAAAAAAGGAACTACAGGTCACGTTGTTGCAACCAAGTTATTTCCAAAGGCAAATATAATGGTATTTGAAAAAGAATCTGTTTGTGTTCTTGAAGTAACACAGGGAAAGGCAGATGCCTTTATATATGATCCATTAACTGTATTTAAAAACTGGAAAAAAAATCCAAATACAACAAGACCTATCTTTGATCAGTTCCAAAAAGATGTTGAATACTGGGGTGTAGGATACAGACACGGTGAAGATGCCTTAGGAAGAGAGATCAATGGATTTATAAAAGAGTTCAAAGAGAGCGGTGGTTTTGACAAACTTGCTGAAAAATATCTCACTGAACAGAAAAAAACATTTGATGAAAAGGGACTTCCTTTCTTCTTTTAA
- a CDS encoding amino acid ABC transporter permease has product MEDTLKKCKKNCNNKNFKINPKRIFFRENREIEASKTVEIINIVIILAIIFAIFNYAFGRLEYNYMWKETIVDYRYKFIKGFCITIIISFFSLFCSLVIGTMMAIGQRTTFLPVYYFSKFYVEFIRGTPLIVQIYLFFYVVGTAFNITDRYIMGILIMASFSGAYVAEIIRSGIESISASQLETAKALAFTPFQTYVYIILPQVVKRITPPLAGQFASLIKDSSLLSIIAVNEFTKNVQEVDSLTFAPVENYFILAVGYLLLTYPISHYSKYLERKFSYES; this is encoded by the coding sequence ATGGAAGATACTCTGAAAAAATGTAAAAAAAACTGTAACAATAAAAATTTCAAAATAAACCCGAAAAGAATTTTTTTCAGGGAAAATAGAGAGATAGAAGCCTCTAAAACCGTTGAAATAATAAATATAGTAATTATACTTGCAATTATTTTTGCTATTTTTAATTATGCATTCGGAAGGCTTGAATACAACTATATGTGGAAAGAAACCATAGTGGACTACAGATACAAGTTTATAAAAGGATTTTGTATAACAATTATAATTTCTTTTTTTTCACTTTTCTGCAGTCTAGTCATAGGTACAATGATGGCAATAGGACAAAGGACAACCTTCTTACCTGTATATTATTTCAGCAAATTTTACGTGGAATTTATAAGGGGAACACCTCTTATCGTTCAGATATATCTTTTTTTCTATGTTGTAGGCACAGCCTTTAACATAACTGACCGTTATATCATGGGTATACTCATAATGGCCAGTTTTTCAGGGGCATATGTGGCAGAGATAATAAGATCTGGGATAGAGAGCATCAGTGCAAGTCAGCTTGAGACTGCCAAGGCTCTCGCCTTCACCCCTTTTCAGACTTACGTATATATCATACTTCCACAGGTGGTAAAGAGGATTACACCTCCTCTGGCAGGTCAGTTTGCTTCCCTTATAAAGGATTCGTCTCTGCTCTCCATTATCGCTGTAAATGAGTTTACAAAAAATGTACAGGAAGTCGATTCCTTAACCTTTGCTCCTGTGGAAAATTATTTTATTTTAGCAGTGGGATATCTTTTACTGACATATCCTATATCACACTACTCCAAGTATCTAGAAAGGAAGTTCTCTTATGAATCTTAA
- a CDS encoding amino acid ABC transporter ATP-binding protein: protein MNLNITNLTKIYGEQTVLDKLCLKLKDVHSLVIIGPSGGGKSTLLRILAGLEPPEDGIITINNESVPSDEKELRDYRKGVGVVFQAFNLFPHLSAIENITLPLIKVHKLSEKDAKSRAISLFERFQLEEHIHKKPSQLSGGQQQRVAIIRAMALDAKFLLLDEPTSALDPALTSEVLDTILTLRREQKDLILITHEMGFAKNVADHIIFVDQGKVLEQGLPEEILKAPKTDELKAFLGKTLKY, encoded by the coding sequence ATGAATCTTAACATAACAAACCTCACAAAAATATACGGAGAACAGACCGTTCTAGACAAGCTATGCCTAAAGCTAAAAGATGTACACTCTCTTGTTATAATTGGACCTTCAGGAGGAGGTAAATCTACTTTACTCAGAATTCTAGCTGGTCTAGAACCTCCAGAAGATGGTATCATAACCATCAATAACGAGTCGGTTCCCTCTGATGAAAAGGAACTTAGAGATTACAGGAAAGGTGTAGGGGTGGTGTTTCAGGCCTTTAACCTTTTTCCCCATCTTTCGGCCATTGAAAACATAACTCTTCCACTTATAAAAGTCCATAAACTCTCTGAAAAAGATGCCAAAAGTAGGGCCATATCTCTCTTTGAAAGATTTCAATTAGAGGAACACATCCATAAAAAACCTTCACAACTTTCTGGAGGTCAACAACAAAGGGTTGCTATTATACGGGCTATGGCCTTAGATGCCAAGTTTCTACTTTTAGATGAACCCACATCTGCCCTAGACCCTGCCCTGACATCAGAAGTTCTCGACACAATTCTCACCCTGAGGAGAGAGCAAAAGGATCTTATATTGATAACTCATGAAATGGGTTTTGCCAAGAATGTGGCAGACCATATAATCTTTGTGGATCAGGGAAAAGTTTTGGAACAGGGACTTCCTGAAGAGATTCTTAAAGCTCCTAAAACAGACGAACTGAAAGCTTTTCTCGGAAAAACTCTTAAATACTAA
- a CDS encoding GIY-YIG nuclease family protein, which yields MGKKVPYYIYILRCQDNSLYTGIARDWQKRYIEHLEGRGAKYTRSHKPIGIEGVWEAFGRAEACKVEYFVKSFRKNKKELFLIEDEMLVKEVFQRLQVEIKKEKIILSKI from the coding sequence TTGGGAAAGAAAGTGCCTTATTACATATATATTCTCCGGTGCCAGGACAACTCACTCTATACAGGGATAGCCAGAGACTGGCAGAAACGATATATAGAGCATCTAGAGGGACGTGGAGCAAAATACACCAGAAGTCACAAGCCAATTGGTATAGAGGGCGTCTGGGAGGCTTTTGGAAGGGCTGAGGCATGTAAGGTAGAATATTTTGTAAAATCTTTTAGGAAAAATAAAAAAGAATTATTCTTGATAGAAGATGAGATGCTGGTCAAAGAAGTTTTTCAAAGGCTTCAGGTAGAAATTAAAAAAGAAAAAATTATTTTGAGTAAAATTTAA